A DNA window from Aphelocoma coerulescens isolate FSJ_1873_10779 chromosome 7, UR_Acoe_1.0, whole genome shotgun sequence contains the following coding sequences:
- the LOC138113331 gene encoding maestro heat-like repeat-containing protein family member 7 — protein sequence MEQRPLRVPKLAWVKEEEEGPGAVPAQESGLVEQFQLLQDDAATDQTQEQDPARGRFSRAAQMICKFIKCIWQEETSVMGTGSVENGDISNTDASTSMLDLLVNKGVPCPEQVPAMVRYIHRWLMANESGEHKLDNTLLELTEAQPTDVVITLLRVAPSCDRAATTMWSTILSSRRTARLVVLILLEVLSNWPEHITHTSDGDNTDVFALAATLVMWKILQGPCWPQEAMLYFPRLFVHLLFQVFFSTEQMPQKVNTFWRACREEHRLPTNPNRFVVQTLEALLRRLEYEDVVVAMERQHGWDTLLCPDTQHYAVGLLAREMRSGLPHLCSRIALHLLGLLRRRRSRWYLLTLAFFVEVLECLDLSKCGDSILEIMLKNLRSECRERRRLALSGLMVLSNDPSLAEKMWSLTESLVEFVRENDSGVVRMSIIVLSRLFLANAHPLPGRVALQLAEPLVPLFDNDDSQVQMCSMYVFREVMDLIMRKRKKALKSHVRQSLLPLSFHCHDESQHVAEVSRETLLCAARFLKRRDLEQMLQLDQTWRFGEGLLAEDRSRAAEHLRRALPYLRSPQTALREAAVRFIGIAGRHLRRQKEELQLICEALEDMTDDISPAVSRLAAQTLYVLRAAKSAPYSIFPKLRDRLRRACKTRPRLWGCGWLHCWSSAES from the exons ATGGAGCAGAGACCCCTGAGGGTGCCCAAGCTGGCCTgggtgaaggaggaggaagaaggccctggagctgtcccagctcAGGAGTCTGGACTAGTGGAACAGTTCCAACTGCTGCAGGATG ATGCAGCCACGGACCAGACACAAGAGCAGGACCCCGCCCGTGGCCGCTTCAGCAGAGCAGCGCA GATGATTTGCAAATTCATCAAGTGCATTTGGCAGGAAGAGACCAGCGTCATGGGCACTGGGTCCGTGGAAAACGGGGACATCTCCAACACTGACGCCAGCACCTCCATGCTGGATTTGCTTGTGAATAAGGGTGTCCCCTGTCCAGAGCAA GTGCCTGCCATGGTGAGGTACATCCACCGCTGGCTCATGGCCAATGAGTCTGGCGAGCACAAGCTGGACAATACCCTTCTGGAGCTGACAGAGGCACAACCCACTGATGTGGTGATCACTCTCCTGCGTGTGGCTCCTTCATGTGACAG agctgctacAACCATGTGGAGCACGATCTTGTCCTCGAGAAGGACTGCGAGGCTGGTGGTGCTGATACTCCTCGAAGTGCTGAGCAACTGGCCAGAGCACATCACACACACCTCCGATGGGGACAACACGGATGTCTTTGCCCTGGCT GCAACTCTGGTGATGTGGAAGATCCTCCAggggccctgctggccacaagaAGCGATGTTGTATTTCCCTCGTCTCTTTGTGCATCTGCTCTTCCAAGTGTtcttcagcacagaacagatgcCACAGAAGGTTAATACTTTCTGGAGAGCATGCCGGGAGGAACACCGCCTTCCCACCAATCCCAACAG GTTTGTAGTGCAGACCCTGGAGGCCCTGCTCCGTCGGCTGGAGTATGAGGATGTGGTGGTGGCCATGGAGCGCCAGCATGGCTGGGACACACTGCTCTGTCCTGACACACAGCACTATGCAGTGGGTCTGCTGGCCAG GGAGATGCGCAGTGGCTTGCCCCACTTGTGTTCCCGCATCGCCTTGCACCTGCTCGGGCTGCTCAGGAGGAGGCGGTCACGCTGGTATCTGCTCACGCTGGCCTTCTTCGTTGAG GTCCTGGAGTGTCTGGACTTGAGTAAATGCGGTGACAGCATCCTGGAGATCATGTTAAAGAACCTGCggagcgagtgcagggagagGCGTCGCCTGGCGCTCAGTGGCCTCATGGTGCTCAGCAATGATCCCTCGCTg GCTGAAAAAATGTGGAGCCTGACTGAAAGCCTCGTGGAGTTCGTGCGGGAAAATGATAGCGGTGTGGTTAGGATGAGCATCATTGTACTCAGCCGTTTGTTCTTGGCTAATGCCCACCCGCTACCCGGCCGCGTCGCCCTGCAGTTGGCTGAGCCTCTTGTGCCACTCTTTGACAAC GATGATAGCCAGGTGCAGATGTGCTCCATGTATGTCTTCCGAGAAGTGATGGATTTAATAATgcgaaagagaaaaaaggcccTCAAGTCACACGTGCGCCAGAGCCTGCTCCCACTCTCTTTCCACTGCCATGATGAGAGCCAGCACGTGGCAGAG gtttCTCGGGAAACGCTGCTTTGTGCTGCCAGATTCCTGAAGAGGAGGGATCTTGAACAGATGCTGCAGCTGGATCAGACATGGAGGTTTGGCGAGGGCCTG ctggcagaggacaggagccGAGCGGCCGAGCACCTGCGCCGGGCCCTGCCGTACCTGCGGAGCCCACAGACGGCCCTACGAGAGGCGGCCGTCAGGTTCATTG GGATCGCCGGGCGGCACCTGAGGCGGCAGAAGGAAGAGCTCCAGCTCATCTGTGAGG CCCTTGAAGACATGACAGATGACATCAGCCCTGCTGTCTCAAGGCTGGCAGCTCAAACATTGTACGTCCTCAGAGCAGCAAAGAGCGCTCCGTACTCCATCTTCCCGAAGCTCCGAGATCGACTCCGCAGGGCATGCAAGACACGGCCTCGTCTGTGGGGCTGTGGCtggctgcactgctggagctctgCGGAGAGCTGA